From a region of the Rhipicephalus microplus isolate Deutch F79 chromosome X, USDA_Rmic, whole genome shotgun sequence genome:
- the LOC142775204 gene encoding uncharacterized protein LOC142775204: MIGFRRHLSTQDALLQLKHQIIENPGCSTRAILGLDLKKAFDNVRHDAILRTIDRLNLGMRVYNYVRDFLTGRTARMRVGQLESNQINIGSSDTPQGSVISPMLFNLVLLRLPERLHQIDGLHHTLYADDITIWTTTGSDGEIEDRLQAAIECVEHYLVGTGLTCSAEKSELLLYRPVKKGRLPKNYVPSENQEIKLTSSNGSPIPMVKKIRVLGMMIEQNGGNGEALRKIMAKATSTMQLIRRITNNHAGMREGSVIRLIQAFVISQLMYTAPFHKWTVAEKEKLNDLIRKTYKFALGLAPGVSTSKLLELGLHNTLEELVEAQQVSQLERLSKTHPGRHLLEKLGITYHTQHGIKVEIPRSVREQVYVPPLPRNMHPQHHTGRRKARAQRITQSYSNDTEAVFTDPARYTNKKSFMAIVTGHRGKYITSLTVNTAHAEAAEEAAIALVLTQTNATYVISDSQTAIRNFANGHISQEAFHILQRHPIHPGEVDFDNRRHLLWIPAHTGLSTPNEAAHRVARGLTHRASPEDDEPPRGTADIWAWEDRMTRFHDITTHYQLQRRIYPSLHERLNRTQAVHFRQLQTDSYRNPRLMHAMYPDIYTTNRCTSCGEVATLSHMLWECQGLINNSNSADSSHSSTASLRSRWKAALLSSNLTAQLWAVQRAEEAASRQGLGTASAVGAQAH, from the coding sequence ATGATTGGGTTCAGAAGACATCTCTCCACACAGGATGCTCTTCTGCAActaaaacatcaaatcatagaaaatcctgggtgctcaacgagagccatccttggcctggacctgaagaaggccttcgataacgttcGTCACGACGCCATATTGAGAACAATAGACAGATTGAACCTCGGAATGCGAGTGTACAACTACGTCCGAGACTTCCTCACGGGAAGAACCGCACGCATGCGAGTGGGACAGctagaatcaaatcaaatcaacattggaagctcggatacaccgcagggctcggtgatctcgccgatgctcttcaacctcgtcctgctgaggttacccgagcgattacatcaaattgatggactgcaccacacgctatacgcggatgatattacgatcTGGACGACAACTGGCAGTGACGGAGAGATCGAGGATCGCTTACAGGCGGCCATAGAATGCGTGGAACATTACCTCGTAGGCACGGGACTCACCTGCTCGGCCGAAAAATCCGAATTACTGCTATATAGACCGGTGAAAAAGGGACGCCTGCCCAAAAACTACGTACCTTCAGAAAATCAAGAAATCAAACTAACATCATCAAACGGCTCACCAATCCCAATGGTAAAGAAGATCCGGGTACTggggatgatgattgagcagaacggcggcaatggtgaagcactgcgcaagataatggcaaaggccaccagcacgatgcaactcatccgacgcatcacgaacaatcatgcgggcatgcgcgaaggcagcgtcatacgactcatacaagcctttgttatttcacaactaatgtacacggcaccgttccacaaatggacagttgcggaaaaagagAAGCTTAACGACCTGATACGCAAGACGTACAAGTTCGCGTTGGGACTGGCGCCCGGAGTTAGCACCAGCAAACTCCTAGAGCTAGGGTTGCATAACACCCTCGAGGAACTCGTGGAGGCGCAACAAGTTTCCCAGCTCGAGCGCCTATCCAAGACCCACCCAGGCCGACACCTACTCGAAAAACTTGGCATCACGTACCATACGCAGCACGGCATCAAAGTCGAAATTCCAAGATCGGTACGCGAGCAAGTATACGTACCCCCATTGCCtcgcaacatgcacccccaacaccatacgggacggcgtaaagccagggcacaacgcattactcaaagctactccaacgacactgaagcggttttcactgatcctgcgcgttataccaataaaaagaGTTTCATGGCGATAGTTACCGGCCATCGTGGCAAGtacatcacaagcctcactgtgaacacggcacacgctgaagcggcagaggaagcggctatagcactggtcctcacacagaccaatgccacatacgtgattagcgattcgcaaacagcaattcgcaattttgccaacggacacatctcgcaagaggcgtttcacatactccaacgacatcccatacatccaggagaggtcgacttcgataaccgaaggcacctgttatggatcccggcacataccggactgagcacccccaacgaagcggctcaccgcgttgctcgaggcctcactcaccgagcatcgccggaggacgacgagcccccacggggaactgcagacatctgggcatgggaggatcgtatgaccaggtttcacgacatcaccacacattaccagttacaaagacgcatatacccatctcttcacgaaaggctaaacagaacgcaagcggtacacttcagacaattacaaacagattcatacagaaaccctagactcatgcacgccatgtatccagacatatacactacaaacagatgcacgtcatgtggcgaggttgccacccttagtcacatgctgtgggagtgtcagggcctaataaacaattcgaacagtgccgattcatctcactcttccaccgccagcctccgctcgcgttggaaggccgcactgctcagctcgaacctgacagcacaactctgggccgtccagcgtgccgaggaagccgcttcgagacaaggtctcggaaccgcatccgcggtgggtgcccaggcccactaa